The Enterococcus sp. 7F3_DIV0205 genome has a window encoding:
- a CDS encoding helix-turn-helix domain-containing protein, with the protein MKIEALLDKKEAREIGILKKVILAGGRIKDTELLDYSGVSKASFESDLKELGYYLKPYEKDCSLFYDGQWVAIHMSDQFSISKVIEDYVRASIKFQLIDYLFHYREFTIAQLTTKFMISESSLFRKIKELNLLLKEFDLKIRNGQLKGEELQIRYFYFQIYWFLTPYEVHQEKTLTVQNLRIIEALEKALSLTFEEHSKLKISLWLTISKKRIVVQPKTFKELYSKSQVYEQDPFFQTVRSFVLRFFSRYPLEIDEEESLLHFIFLTSMSVLSESDFADYSLIRGRRTPTSLADTFVLEHVILYYRPQKFFPNLEKKIFYYFSQIHSRLYFFKGELELFDRENIWQKEQNLSSHQLAEFSHTLLDRSLECFGERYEKGNSLHEWSLVKYLSVLAIIDFEIVGETRIGIDLKMDHLYKEVMTQVLVLSLKNLNGLTIEPYDSKMTYDLMITNIMQPSSYRSAKEVYVLSELGSSYDINQIRMKIRELHNKR; encoded by the coding sequence ATGAAGATTGAAGCCTTATTAGATAAAAAAGAAGCAAGAGAAATTGGGATTTTAAAGAAGGTGATCTTAGCTGGTGGCCGGATCAAGGATACTGAGTTATTGGATTATTCAGGAGTATCAAAAGCTTCTTTTGAAAGTGATTTAAAAGAGCTAGGCTATTATTTGAAACCATACGAAAAAGACTGCTCACTGTTTTATGACGGGCAATGGGTGGCGATCCATATGTCAGATCAGTTTTCTATTAGTAAGGTTATAGAAGATTATGTTCGAGCATCGATCAAGTTTCAGTTGATTGATTATTTATTTCATTATCGTGAATTTACGATTGCTCAGTTGACGACTAAATTTATGATCAGCGAGTCTTCTTTATTCAGAAAAATCAAAGAGTTAAATTTGTTGCTCAAAGAATTCGATCTTAAAATCCGCAATGGTCAATTAAAAGGGGAAGAGTTGCAGATTCGTTATTTTTATTTTCAAATTTATTGGTTTTTGACACCTTATGAAGTCCATCAGGAAAAAACATTGACCGTTCAAAATCTGAGGATCATCGAAGCACTAGAAAAAGCGTTGTCTCTTACTTTTGAAGAGCATAGTAAATTAAAAATCAGTTTGTGGTTGACGATCAGTAAGAAAAGAATCGTAGTACAGCCAAAAACATTTAAAGAATTATACAGCAAAAGTCAAGTATATGAACAAGATCCTTTTTTTCAAACAGTTCGTTCTTTTGTTTTACGGTTCTTTAGTCGATATCCTCTTGAAATCGATGAAGAAGAAAGTTTACTGCATTTTATCTTTTTAACAAGTATGTCGGTTTTGTCGGAATCTGATTTTGCTGATTATAGTTTGATTCGAGGAAGACGTACACCAACATCACTAGCGGATACGTTTGTCTTAGAGCATGTGATTTTGTATTATCGCCCACAAAAATTTTTCCCGAACCTTGAGAAGAAGATTTTTTATTATTTCTCTCAGATTCATAGTCGGCTTTACTTTTTCAAAGGAGAGCTAGAGCTGTTTGATCGGGAAAATATTTGGCAAAAGGAACAGAATTTGTCCAGTCATCAATTGGCGGAGTTTTCTCACACCCTTTTAGACAGGAGTTTGGAATGTTTTGGAGAACGTTATGAAAAAGGCAATAGTTTACATGAATGGTCGCTTGTTAAGTATCTTAGTGTTCTTGCAATCATTGATTTTGAAATTGTCGGTGAAACTCGAATCGGAATTGATTTGAAGATGGATCATTTGTATAAAGAAGTAATGACTCAGGTATTGGTCTTGAGCTTGAAAAATTTAAATGGCCTGACCATTGAGCCTTACGATTCGAAAATGACCTACGATCTGATGATCACAAATATCATGCAGCCCAGTTCCTACCGTTCTGCTAAAGAGGTTTATGTGCTTTCAGAACTAGGATCGTCTTATGATATCAATCAAATCAGAATGAAGATTCGAGAACTGCACAATAAAAGATAA
- a CDS encoding Na/Pi cotransporter family protein encodes MSYQEILFPFLGGLGIFLFGMKYMGDGLQKSAGDSLREILNTFTSTPLRSVLAGLIVTAIIQSSSGTTVLTVGLVSVGFMSLRQAIGVIMGANVGTTVTAFIIGFNLSSYSLPIIGVGSILLFFSKRERVNNVGQILFGFGCLFYGLKLMGEGMAPLSTLPQFADLMVDVSHHPILGVGIGTLLTMVLQSSSATIGILQQLYSQGSLAIGAVLPILFGDNIGTTITAVIAALGVSVAAKRTAASHVIFNLVGAIIFTTLLTPFTAVVVRISSLLDLKPAMQIAVAHGLFNISNLLIQFWFIDKIEWLVRKIIPGKDKSIDFKPSNLNESIIQNSATLALNQAKIELLQMGEYVLGAFEATKSYYEKQDSIDKENASQYETAINDTDNRLTEYLVQLSATELTISESHEQTMMLELTKDLERIGDHCRNIIQNLNEAIHLEKKQKAKEKKAGKVSERDTLILYDEDVVDLFEKVLKNIRDSLVVFENDDKEMAAHMLSREEQIDQMVKMLRKKYISIMNSGKGRAADGVLFIDIASNLERMSDRTIHMAKYVLGERYGTEEIVVDQSVNPMITLQ; translated from the coding sequence GTGTCCTATCAAGAAATATTATTTCCTTTTCTCGGAGGATTAGGGATTTTTCTATTCGGTATGAAGTATATGGGGGATGGTCTGCAGAAATCTGCAGGGGATTCGCTACGGGAAATTTTGAACACTTTTACATCTACACCACTAAGGTCTGTATTGGCCGGATTGATCGTGACAGCAATTATTCAAAGTAGTTCTGGGACGACGGTTTTGACAGTGGGGTTGGTCAGTGTTGGGTTTATGTCATTACGTCAAGCGATCGGGGTAATCATGGGGGCGAATGTCGGCACGACAGTAACTGCATTTATTATTGGGTTTAATTTAAGCTCATATTCGTTACCGATCATTGGTGTGGGATCGATTTTACTGTTTTTCTCTAAAAGAGAGCGAGTCAATAATGTAGGGCAAATTTTATTTGGTTTTGGTTGCTTATTTTATGGACTAAAGTTGATGGGAGAAGGGATGGCACCGTTAAGTACCTTGCCTCAATTTGCAGATTTAATGGTAGATGTTTCTCATCATCCTATTCTAGGTGTGGGGATCGGAACCTTGCTTACAATGGTCTTGCAAAGTTCTAGTGCGACGATCGGGATCTTACAGCAATTGTATAGCCAAGGGAGTTTAGCAATTGGTGCAGTACTGCCAATTTTGTTTGGCGACAATATCGGTACAACAATCACTGCTGTGATCGCAGCGTTAGGCGTCAGTGTCGCTGCGAAGCGGACTGCGGCTTCTCATGTAATCTTTAATCTAGTTGGAGCGATTATTTTTACGACGTTACTGACGCCATTTACAGCGGTTGTGGTACGTATTTCTAGCTTGTTGGATTTAAAACCTGCAATGCAGATCGCGGTTGCTCATGGTTTATTCAATATTTCTAATTTGTTGATCCAGTTTTGGTTTATCGACAAAATCGAGTGGCTTGTCAGGAAAATTATTCCTGGTAAAGATAAAAGTATTGATTTTAAACCATCAAATCTAAATGAATCGATTATTCAAAATTCGGCTACCTTAGCATTGAATCAAGCTAAAATCGAACTATTACAAATGGGTGAATATGTTTTAGGTGCCTTTGAAGCAACAAAATCTTATTATGAGAAACAAGACAGTATCGACAAGGAAAATGCAAGCCAGTATGAGACTGCGATCAATGATACGGATAATCGCTTGACTGAATACTTGGTACAACTTTCGGCAACAGAATTAACGATTTCCGAAAGTCATGAGCAAACGATGATGTTGGAGTTAACAAAGGATTTAGAACGAATCGGCGATCATTGCCGGAATATTATTCAAAATCTCAATGAAGCGATCCATCTTGAAAAGAAACAAAAAGCCAAAGAGAAAAAAGCTGGTAAAGTTTCTGAACGTGATACACTGATTTTGTATGATGAAGATGTGGTCGATTTATTTGAGAAAGTTTTGAAAAATATTCGTGATTCTTTAGTTGTTTTTGAAAATGATGACAAAGAAATGGCTGCCCATATGCTGAGTCGAGAAGAACAGATCGATCAAATGGTCAAAATGCTTCGCAAAAAATATATTTCTATCATGAATAGCGGTAAAGGTCGAGCGGCTGATGGAGTGCTATTTATTGATATAGCATCCAACCTAGAGCGAATGAGTGATCGTACGATCCATATGGCTAAGTATGTTTTAGGTGAACGTTATGGAACAGAAGAAATTGTAGTGGATCAATCAGTAAACCCTATGATTACATTACAATAA
- the glpO gene encoding type 1 glycerol-3-phosphate oxidase, which yields MSFSIKTRQASIEKMKSEELDLLIIGGGITGAGVSLQASAAGMKTGLIEMQDFAEGTSSRSTKLVHGGIRYLKNFDVEVVADTVQERAVVQAIAPHIPKPDPMLLPIYDEPKATFNMFSVKVAMDLYDRLANVIGTKYENYTLTKEEVLEREPQLKSEGLQGGGVYLDFRNNDARLVIENIKRAASDGGLMVSKVKAVGFIQNDQSKIIGVKAEDILTGEQFDIKAKVIINTTGPWSDKVRGLDTKENLVPQMRPTKGVHLVVDSSKLYVPQPTYFDTGKHDGRMVFVVPREKKTYFGTTDTDYTGDYEHPTVTQEDVDYLLEIVNSHYPKANVTIDDIEASWAGLRPLISENGGSDYNGGNNGKVSDESFDQVITIVEKYKNQQATRFDVENVLNHLEDSLAESKENPSAVSRGSLLERSDDGLLTLSGGKITDYRKMAEGALKEIQRILKEEFNCTFELIDSKTYPVSGGNLDAANVENELNDLAALGMEKGLSQEEAEYLAHLYGSNVTELFEKISTTEVVTGLSLAETLALHYALENEMALTPADYLVRRTNHLLFMRDTLDEVKEGVISEMSHYYNWSKEQKEHYTNELNQLIAESDLSTLKEGTK from the coding sequence ATGTCATTTTCAATTAAAACAAGACAAGCATCTATTGAAAAGATGAAGTCTGAAGAATTAGATTTATTGATCATTGGCGGCGGTATTACAGGAGCTGGTGTTTCCTTACAAGCAAGTGCTGCTGGTATGAAAACTGGTTTGATCGAAATGCAGGATTTTGCAGAAGGAACTTCCTCTCGTTCCACTAAACTAGTTCACGGTGGAATACGCTATTTGAAAAATTTTGATGTAGAAGTTGTTGCAGATACAGTCCAAGAGCGCGCAGTTGTTCAAGCGATTGCGCCTCATATTCCAAAGCCAGACCCAATGCTTTTACCGATTTATGATGAACCAAAAGCAACGTTTAATATGTTTTCGGTCAAAGTGGCGATGGATCTTTATGATCGTTTGGCAAATGTGATCGGAACTAAGTACGAAAATTATACGTTAACAAAAGAAGAAGTACTGGAAAGAGAACCTCAGTTGAAAAGTGAAGGTCTGCAAGGCGGCGGTGTTTATCTTGATTTTAGAAATAACGACGCTCGTCTGGTAATTGAAAATATCAAACGTGCCGCATCTGATGGCGGACTGATGGTCAGTAAAGTCAAAGCCGTTGGATTCATTCAAAATGATCAGAGCAAAATCATTGGTGTAAAAGCAGAAGATATCCTAACAGGTGAGCAGTTTGACATCAAGGCGAAAGTTATAATCAATACAACAGGACCTTGGTCAGATAAAGTGCGAGGGTTAGATACGAAAGAAAATCTAGTGCCACAAATGCGTCCGACAAAAGGGGTTCATCTTGTTGTGGACAGCAGCAAATTATACGTACCTCAACCAACTTATTTTGATACTGGAAAGCATGATGGTCGAATGGTTTTCGTGGTTCCTAGAGAGAAGAAAACCTATTTTGGCACAACAGATACAGATTATACGGGGGATTATGAACATCCAACTGTTACCCAAGAAGACGTTGATTATTTACTGGAAATCGTCAACAGTCATTATCCTAAAGCCAACGTAACAATCGATGACATTGAAGCTAGTTGGGCTGGTCTTAGACCATTGATTTCAGAAAATGGCGGTTCTGATTATAATGGCGGCAATAATGGCAAAGTTTCTGATGAAAGTTTCGATCAAGTTATCACTATTGTTGAGAAATATAAAAATCAGCAAGCAACACGTTTTGATGTCGAAAATGTGTTGAATCACTTAGAAGATTCATTGGCTGAAAGCAAGGAAAATCCTTCAGCTGTTTCCCGCGGTAGTTTGCTAGAACGCTCAGATGATGGATTATTGACATTATCAGGTGGGAAAATCACAGATTATCGCAAGATGGCAGAAGGTGCGTTGAAAGAAATCCAACGTATTTTGAAAGAAGAATTTAATTGCACATTTGAGTTGATCGATTCTAAAACGTATCCTGTTTCAGGAGGAAATCTTGATGCCGCAAACGTGGAAAATGAGTTGAATGATCTGGCCGCATTAGGGATGGAAAAAGGTTTGAGCCAAGAAGAAGCAGAATATCTTGCTCATCTTTATGGCTCAAATGTAACAGAACTTTTTGAAAAAATTTCTACAACGGAAGTGGTAACAGGTTTAAGCTTAGCTGAAACCTTAGCATTGCACTATGCATTAGAAAATGAAATGGCACTGACACCTGCGGATTATCTTGTACGTAGAACAAATCATTTGCTCTTTATGAGAGATACGCTGGATGAAGTCAAAGAAGGTGTGATTTCTGAAATGAGTCATTATTATAATTGGTCCAAAGAGCAAAAAGAACACTATACCAATGAGCTAAATCAATTAATTGCAGAATCTGACTTGAGTACATTGAAAGAAGGGACGAAGTAA
- a CDS encoding shikimate kinase, translated as MKIQLIGASGTGKSTLGNYIAEKKQIKWIDTDDYLWKDENFSENYPIQQRLKMYHDDRETFEHFVVSGSVFSWNPTGFTDRDLLVFLMLDDEQRFQRLIKREIVRGGIDSLWLDEQGHQTNDFLEWCKTYYTAQTPSDIGTFAEHNYQIAHSKSPVLKLDSNQSLEVLYQSIMDSLKNIP; from the coding sequence ATGAAAATTCAACTCATTGGCGCCTCTGGTACTGGAAAAAGTACTTTGGGAAATTATATTGCTGAAAAAAAGCAGATCAAGTGGATCGATACGGATGACTATCTTTGGAAAGATGAGAATTTTTCTGAGAATTATCCAATCCAGCAGCGCTTAAAAATGTACCATGATGATCGTGAAACATTCGAGCACTTTGTCGTTTCAGGCTCAGTATTTTCTTGGAATCCTACTGGTTTTACGGATCGAGATCTTTTAGTTTTTCTCATGTTAGATGACGAGCAACGATTCCAGCGTTTAATAAAAAGAGAAATAGTTAGAGGCGGTATTGACTCACTCTGGTTAGATGAACAAGGACACCAAACCAATGACTTTTTAGAGTGGTGCAAAACGTATTATACCGCTCAAACGCCTTCTGATATTGGGACATTTGCTGAGCATAATTATCAAATCGCCCATTCCAAAAGCCCAGTTTTAAAACTCGATAGTAATCAATCTTTAGAAGTTTTATATCAATCAATCATGGATAGCCTAAAAAATATCCCTTAA
- a CDS encoding MIP/aquaporin family protein codes for MDTSNMTQIFSEFLGTMILILLGDGVCAAVNLKKSKAEASGWIVIAFGWAMAVTIAVYVAGYMGPAHLNPAVTIAMAMTGSFEWSLVIPFVVAQVLGAIVGAVLVWLAYLPHWQATEDQGAILGTFATGPAIRNYPANMVTEVIGTFVLVLGLLSFSQHSFTDGLNPLVVGALILSIGLSLGGPTGYAINPARDFGPRLAHQLLPISTKGDSDWSYSWVPIVGPVIGAAIASGVYMLMV; via the coding sequence ATGGATACTTCAAATATGACACAGATTTTCAGTGAGTTTTTAGGCACGATGATTTTGATTCTTTTAGGTGACGGCGTATGTGCGGCAGTTAATTTAAAGAAAAGTAAAGCCGAAGCATCTGGTTGGATCGTGATTGCTTTTGGTTGGGCGATGGCAGTGACGATTGCCGTTTATGTTGCAGGCTATATGGGGCCTGCTCACTTAAATCCAGCGGTGACGATCGCAATGGCAATGACGGGAAGTTTTGAATGGAGTTTAGTTATACCGTTTGTTGTAGCGCAAGTTCTTGGCGCAATTGTTGGGGCAGTTTTAGTGTGGTTGGCTTATTTACCTCATTGGCAAGCAACAGAAGACCAAGGAGCGATTTTAGGAACCTTTGCTACAGGACCTGCTATTCGTAATTATCCAGCGAACATGGTTACAGAAGTAATTGGTACCTTCGTTTTAGTTTTAGGATTACTTTCATTCTCACAACATAGTTTTACAGATGGTTTAAATCCATTAGTTGTTGGAGCATTGATTTTATCGATTGGTTTGTCTTTAGGTGGACCTACAGGGTATGCAATCAATCCAGCACGTGATTTTGGTCCTCGTTTAGCTCATCAATTATTACCGATTTCAACAAAAGGGGATTCTGATTGGAGCTATTCATGGGTTCCTATCGTTGGACCTGTGATCGGTGCGGCTATTGCTTCTGGTGTTTATATGTTGATGGTTTGA
- the glpK gene encoding glycerol kinase GlpK, whose protein sequence is MTEQKYIMAIDQGTTSSRAIIFDKKGNNIGSSQKEFTQIFPKAGWVEHNANEIWNSVQSVIAGALIESGVKPSDIAGIGITNQRETTVVWDKLTGLPIYNAIVWQSRQSSPIADQLKEDGHGDMIHEKTGLIVDAYFSATKVRWILDNVEGAQERAEKGELLFGTIDTWLVWKLTGGETHVTDYSNASRTMLFNIHDLDWDQDILDILNIPRVMLPKATSNSEVYGLTKNYHFYGSEIPISGMAGDQQAALFGQMAFEPGMVKNTYGTGSFIVMNTGEKPQLSDNNLLTTIGYGINGKVYYALEGSIFVAGSAVQWLRDGLKMIQTAAESEAVAKESHNKNEVYVVPAFTGLGAPYWDSDARGAVFGLTRGTTREDFVKATLQAVAYQVRDIIDTMQKDTGIAIPILKVDGGAANNDLLMQFQADILNTSVQRAQNLETTALGAAFLAGLAVGFWKDLDELKEFYEDGQVFEAKMPDEERDDLYEGWQQAVAATQMFKHKSK, encoded by the coding sequence ATGACAGAACAAAAGTATATCATGGCGATCGACCAAGGAACAACAAGTTCAAGAGCAATTATTTTTGATAAAAAAGGGAATAACATTGGCAGTTCTCAAAAAGAATTTACGCAAATTTTTCCTAAAGCTGGTTGGGTAGAACATAACGCAAATGAAATTTGGAATTCCGTTCAGTCAGTTATCGCAGGTGCTTTGATCGAGTCAGGTGTCAAACCTTCTGATATCGCCGGAATCGGTATTACCAACCAACGTGAAACAACGGTTGTTTGGGACAAATTAACAGGATTACCGATTTATAATGCAATCGTTTGGCAATCGCGTCAGTCTTCACCGATTGCAGATCAATTAAAAGAAGACGGACATGGTGACATGATCCATGAAAAAACGGGATTGATCGTAGATGCTTATTTTTCAGCGACGAAGGTTCGCTGGATTTTAGATAATGTAGAAGGGGCACAAGAAAGAGCTGAAAAAGGCGAGCTATTATTTGGCACGATCGATACTTGGTTGGTTTGGAAATTGACTGGCGGAGAAACTCATGTAACAGATTATTCCAATGCAAGTCGTACGATGTTATTCAATATTCATGATCTAGATTGGGATCAAGATATTTTAGATATTCTGAATATTCCACGTGTAATGCTGCCGAAAGCGACATCGAATTCAGAAGTGTATGGATTGACGAAAAATTATCATTTCTATGGCAGTGAAATTCCTATTTCAGGTATGGCAGGAGACCAACAAGCAGCGTTGTTTGGACAAATGGCTTTTGAACCTGGCATGGTAAAAAATACGTATGGTACAGGCTCCTTTATCGTGATGAATACAGGTGAAAAACCTCAGCTTTCTGATAATAATTTATTAACAACAATCGGTTATGGGATCAATGGCAAAGTGTATTATGCTTTAGAAGGAAGTATTTTTGTAGCAGGTTCTGCCGTTCAGTGGTTGCGTGATGGCTTGAAGATGATTCAAACTGCTGCTGAATCTGAGGCTGTAGCAAAAGAATCACATAATAAAAATGAAGTATATGTCGTACCTGCTTTTACAGGACTTGGCGCACCTTATTGGGATTCAGATGCACGGGGAGCTGTTTTTGGTTTAACAAGAGGAACGACGAGAGAAGATTTTGTAAAAGCTACTTTGCAAGCGGTTGCTTATCAAGTAAGAGACATCATTGATACGATGCAAAAGGATACAGGAATCGCTATCCCAATCTTGAAAGTAGATGGCGGAGCGGCTAATAACGATTTGCTTATGCAATTTCAAGCAGACATTTTAAATACATCCGTTCAAAGAGCTCAAAATCTAGAAACAACTGCATTGGGTGCAGCCTTTTTAGCCGGCTTAGCAGTTGGTTTTTGGAAAGACTTAGATGAGTTAAAAGAATTTTATGAAGATGGACAAGTGTTTGAAGCTAAAATGCCTGATGAAGAACGGGATGATTTATATGAAGGGTGGCAACAAGCAGTCGCAGCCACACAAATGTTCAAACATAAATCAAAATAA
- a CDS encoding Csa1 family protein, producing MNKKVVLVLGIIITLCLVIGGKNYMDKQQEKETQEKQSAEQKIALYIVQNYEGVRKIEFKKLTQTNETGFWHLSADINNINKLNFSMRNLSSANKPTIRSNPDTFHLKERSKKGDEDLMNVEVLYSEGNQ from the coding sequence ATGAATAAAAAAGTAGTTCTTGTTTTGGGAATTATTATTACGTTATGTTTAGTAATTGGAGGGAAAAACTATATGGATAAGCAACAGGAAAAAGAAACACAGGAGAAACAAAGTGCAGAGCAAAAAATTGCGTTATATATTGTTCAAAATTATGAGGGTGTACGAAAAATTGAATTTAAAAAATTAACTCAAACGAATGAGACTGGATTTTGGCATCTAAGTGCAGACATTAATAATATTAATAAATTAAATTTTTCTATGAGAAATTTGTCGTCAGCAAATAAGCCAACTATTCGCTCTAATCCAGATACTTTTCATCTGAAAGAAAGAAGTAAAAAAGGAGATGAAGACCTAATGAATGTTGAAGTTTTGTATTCGGAGGGTAATCAATAA
- a CDS encoding alpha/beta fold hydrolase, translating to MKHNTFLSSDQTTTSHFICWEPDKEAIGTVQIIHGMAEYIERYHDFAKYLNNLGFIVVGHDHLGHGESVASDQPKHGYFAQGEPVTFVLEDIHQVKEWIEHTYSDLPHFMLGHSMGSFALRNYLQLYKSDISGAIFMGTGKNASMLSVALSLTKGLNLTVPEKQNKWLDHMAFGSFSKQFPEAGSFNWLSKNQENVRRYEEDPLTGFTFTNNGFYTLFRLVDGANRNGWAQNIDQDLPILVISGEQDPVGDFGKGPRKVAKELDEAGIKDVSLVLFTDLRHEILLEEEKDEVYKAISNWLQKRLDLDVKD from the coding sequence ATGAAACATAATACTTTTTTGTCATCCGATCAAACAACTACAAGTCATTTTATCTGTTGGGAACCTGATAAAGAGGCAATCGGAACGGTTCAAATCATCCATGGAATGGCAGAATATATTGAGCGTTATCATGATTTTGCTAAATATTTAAATAATTTAGGTTTTATTGTGGTTGGCCATGACCATTTAGGGCATGGTGAATCTGTAGCAAGCGATCAACCAAAACATGGATACTTCGCACAAGGAGAGCCAGTAACTTTTGTCCTGGAAGATATTCATCAGGTCAAAGAGTGGATCGAACATACTTATTCAGACTTGCCTCATTTTATGTTGGGTCATAGTATGGGCTCATTTGCTTTGCGCAATTATTTACAACTATATAAATCTGACATCAGCGGTGCTATTTTTATGGGAACAGGTAAAAATGCTTCGATGTTATCAGTAGCCCTTTCTCTAACGAAAGGCTTGAATCTAACTGTTCCAGAAAAACAAAATAAATGGTTGGATCATATGGCTTTTGGCTCTTTTAGCAAGCAATTTCCAGAAGCTGGAAGCTTTAATTGGTTAAGTAAAAATCAAGAAAATGTAAGACGTTATGAAGAAGATCCGTTAACAGGTTTTACATTCACCAATAACGGTTTTTATACGTTATTTCGATTAGTTGATGGAGCAAATCGGAATGGCTGGGCACAAAATATCGACCAAGATTTACCGATTTTAGTAATCAGTGGGGAACAAGATCCAGTAGGGGATTTTGGTAAAGGTCCTAGAAAAGTTGCAAAAGAACTTGATGAGGCTGGAATCAAAGATGTGTCTCTTGTTTTGTTTACTGATTTGCGTCATGAAATTTTACTGGAAGAAGAAAAAGATGAGGTCTATAAAGCGATTAGTAATTGGTTGCAAAAAAGACTAGATCTTGACGTAAAAGACTAG
- a CDS encoding lipase has product MINEKDLNNLADEVYLVDKNKAKKDKIESWREGDIIKGGELTQGYKVLKAEDNTDNGMQAMAVAPVDDAGNVDTSQVVIAYAGTNFSDAKDRATDIQTVAGGDKQLAVNPYLETAGQAITAQDFADIISEKYPNAIITTTGHSLGEYLALMIASENQWRNVGFNGPDPYGILSADAKKWIKNNPGMLTNYRNRGDSAIGNLMGNGTGAQIKVSLEMGLDNPLTYHSLSVWKFDDNGNLIIPNNKYNKKAMRQQAERVLMTQFVASMYALKALEALFRSSGGGLSSNEQFYLDASQANSVVETASRSLKLAMANVIILYQEAIEDAEKLWNTGLTKARGSASKLSGSEIEEALSSVGTTQSTVISDPSEEYREKINEAKEIGESFDILANEIKGQIDLVVQKDQELAQQLKVRL; this is encoded by the coding sequence ATGATCAATGAAAAAGATTTAAATAATTTAGCTGATGAAGTTTATTTAGTTGATAAAAATAAAGCTAAGAAGGATAAAATTGAGTCATGGAGAGAAGGCGATATTATTAAAGGCGGTGAATTAACGCAAGGCTACAAAGTCTTAAAAGCAGAAGACAACACAGACAACGGCATGCAAGCTATGGCAGTAGCACCAGTTGATGATGCTGGAAATGTAGATACCTCACAAGTCGTTATCGCTTATGCAGGGACGAATTTTTCTGATGCTAAAGATCGTGCAACTGATATACAAACAGTTGCTGGAGGAGATAAACAGTTAGCTGTAAATCCCTACCTTGAAACTGCAGGACAAGCAATCACTGCCCAAGATTTTGCAGATATTATATCAGAAAAATACCCCAATGCTATTATTACGACAACCGGTCATTCCTTAGGAGAATATCTGGCATTAATGATTGCATCTGAAAATCAGTGGCGGAATGTGGGATTTAATGGTCCAGACCCTTATGGCATATTATCTGCTGATGCAAAAAAATGGATCAAAAATAATCCAGGAATGCTAACCAATTATCGTAATCGTGGTGATAGTGCGATTGGGAATTTAATGGGAAATGGAACTGGGGCACAAATTAAAGTGAGTCTTGAAATGGGACTAGATAATCCGTTAACTTATCACAGCTTAAGTGTATGGAAGTTTGATGATAATGGTAATTTAATCATTCCTAACAATAAATACAATAAAAAGGCGATGAGACAACAGGCAGAACGTGTATTAATGACACAATTTGTTGCAAGTATGTATGCCTTGAAAGCTCTTGAAGCGCTTTTTAGATCCAGCGGTGGAGGATTATCATCAAATGAACAATTTTATCTTGACGCGAGTCAGGCTAATTCAGTAGTAGAAACAGCTTCGCGTTCATTGAAACTGGCAATGGCTAACGTAATAATTCTCTACCAAGAAGCAATAGAAGATGCTGAAAAATTATGGAATACCGGCTTAACCAAAGCAAGAGGTAGTGCGTCGAAGTTAAGTGGATCTGAAATTGAAGAAGCATTATCAAGTGTTGGTACTACTCAGTCAACTGTGATTAGTGACCCCAGTGAAGAATATAGAGAGAAAATAAATGAAGCAAAAGAAATTGGAGAAAGTTTTGATATATTAGCAAATGAAATCAAAGGGCAAATAGACCTTGTTGTTCAAAAAGATCAAGAGTTAGCCCAACAATTAAAGGTCCGATTATAG